Proteins encoded together in one Acholeplasma hippikon window:
- a CDS encoding phosphodiester glycosidase family protein, whose protein sequence is MKKLFIAIFLAFFAIISVAPYVHAADEFVLEYVSRENVYYDGIRQIKAVANMSLNGDKQPQVFSYIGVNTKTTPYKVIASDGYSPYTYSMQPLTYHVENTMNKYSQLHVAGGVNADFYDINNTGRPSNIHVTNFEVINKGSTNQTAAGFLDDGSVVFGKPTFLGQHLNILNADKELKQRIKINKTNALPASDIELAVFYDSYKLEIPAGLPKVIVKSSDIKVAGSTVQYAKGAMLQRTTEAYTVKEREFVLVGKALQDENLITSTDQIIVQELLGNGFENTRFAIGMGDALVKGGVVQTTFNHSSAPTRNPRTGMGVLADGTIFFVVVDGRDGASGRVGLKLNEFAHLMKALNAVEAYNLDGGGSSTMLLRDAETLELKTLNQLSDGRMRSISNGLLFVKGDYEPVFTPIPYPDTRDKFNAPTGVYVDDEGVLHFVGNNEHASYVLKINGRETYLTKESMSLLLNAGSYEIQVKVKGDGTTASSDYSEVFTYNIHKQDVQKILDLMRQLA, encoded by the coding sequence ATGAAAAAACTATTTATAGCAATCTTCTTAGCATTCTTCGCAATTATTTCAGTTGCTCCATATGTGCATGCAGCTGATGAGTTTGTTTTAGAATACGTTTCAAGAGAAAACGTATATTATGATGGTATTCGTCAAATTAAAGCGGTTGCCAATATGTCACTTAATGGTGATAAACAACCTCAAGTATTTTCATATATTGGTGTAAACACAAAGACAACTCCTTATAAAGTGATTGCATCAGATGGATATAGTCCATATACATATTCGATGCAACCACTAACTTATCATGTTGAAAACACAATGAATAAGTACTCACAATTACATGTTGCTGGTGGAGTAAATGCGGACTTCTACGATATTAATAACACAGGTAGACCATCAAATATTCATGTGACTAACTTTGAAGTTATCAATAAAGGTTCTACAAATCAAACTGCAGCAGGTTTCTTAGATGATGGTTCTGTCGTATTTGGTAAACCAACATTCTTAGGACAACATTTAAACATTTTAAATGCGGATAAAGAATTAAAACAAAGAATTAAGATCAATAAAACAAATGCATTACCTGCAAGTGATATTGAATTAGCAGTATTCTATGATTCATATAAACTTGAGATTCCTGCGGGATTACCAAAAGTAATTGTTAAATCTTCAGATATTAAAGTTGCAGGTTCAACTGTACAATATGCTAAAGGTGCAATGTTACAAAGAACAACTGAAGCATATACAGTTAAAGAAAGAGAATTCGTTTTAGTAGGTAAAGCACTTCAAGATGAAAATTTAATTACTTCAACCGATCAAATCATTGTTCAAGAATTATTAGGTAATGGTTTTGAAAACACAAGATTTGCTATTGGTATGGGCGATGCATTAGTTAAAGGTGGCGTTGTTCAAACAACATTCAATCACTCAAGTGCACCTACACGTAACCCAAGAACTGGTATGGGTGTGTTAGCAGATGGTACGATTTTCTTCGTTGTTGTAGACGGTAGAGATGGTGCTAGCGGTAGAGTCGGATTAAAACTAAATGAGTTTGCACACTTAATGAAAGCCTTAAATGCAGTAGAAGCTTACAACCTTGATGGTGGTGGATCTTCAACAATGTTATTAAGAGATGCAGAAACATTAGAGTTAAAAACACTAAACCAATTATCAGATGGACGCATGCGTTCAATTTCAAACGGTTTATTATTTGTTAAAGGTGATTATGAACCGGTATTTACTCCAATTCCTTATCCAGATACAAGAGATAAATTTAACGCTCCAACAGGTGTTTATGTAGATGATGAAGGCGTATTACACTTTGTAGGAAATAATGAACATGCAAGTTATGTATTAAAGATTAATGGTCGTGAAACTTACTTAACAAAGGAGTCAATGTCATTATTATTAAATGCTGGTTCATATGAAATTCAAGTTAAAGTTAAAGGTGATGGTACAACTGCATCTTCAGATTACTCAGAAGTGTTTACATACAATATTCACAAGCAAGATGTACAAAAAATATTAGACTTGATGAGACAATTAGCATAA
- a CDS encoding FAD-binding oxidoreductase has translation MNSSYKKINQQDVDQLIQIAGKENIKFKDDIHEKYSHDELGTAISYPEVVVLATDKFVVQKVMQYAYEETIPVTVRGAGTGLVGGAVPVLGGILLDMTPMNKILELDKTNLTLTVQPGVKLYEIYECVEPEGLFYAPDPGQKLASIGGNISTNAGGMRAIKYGTTREWVRALEVVTPKGELLTFGSKVVKNSTGYGLKDLIIGSEGTLAVIVTATLKLIPKPRFSKSLLVAFENREKAIEASPRLIKDYVLPTAVEFFEKQALGYSEAFFGKTIENDHFNAYLLLSYDANDEEALNRDLAYVEKLVLKEYGALEAFVVDAQSKRSNIWNVRGGFLEAIKASSDFIDECDVVLPRSNISEFFAHVRKVSEEMNVRIPYFGHIGDGNLHIYLCKDNVSDEEWKERVKEGFDRLYSKAFELGGLVSGEHGIGLAKKSYMHKLLGDEQLMLMRGIKQVFDPKYILNPKKIV, from the coding sequence ATGAATTCAAGCTATAAAAAGATAAATCAACAAGATGTGGATCAACTTATCCAAATTGCTGGTAAAGAAAATATCAAATTCAAAGATGATATTCATGAAAAATATTCACATGATGAACTAGGTACAGCAATTAGTTATCCTGAGGTTGTTGTTTTAGCAACTGATAAATTTGTTGTTCAAAAAGTGATGCAATATGCATATGAAGAAACTATTCCAGTCACTGTACGTGGTGCAGGTACAGGTTTAGTTGGTGGTGCTGTTCCTGTTTTAGGTGGTATCCTTTTGGATATGACACCAATGAATAAAATTTTAGAGTTAGACAAAACTAACCTAACACTAACTGTACAACCAGGTGTTAAATTATATGAAATTTATGAGTGTGTAGAACCAGAGGGATTATTCTATGCACCGGACCCAGGTCAAAAGTTAGCATCAATTGGTGGTAATATATCTACCAATGCAGGTGGAATGCGTGCAATCAAATACGGAACAACAAGAGAGTGGGTTAGAGCATTAGAAGTTGTAACTCCTAAAGGCGAATTATTAACATTTGGTAGTAAGGTTGTAAAAAACTCAACAGGTTATGGCCTAAAAGATTTGATTATTGGTAGTGAAGGTACTTTGGCTGTTATTGTAACTGCAACACTTAAATTAATTCCAAAACCTAGATTCTCTAAGAGTTTATTAGTAGCGTTTGAAAATAGAGAAAAAGCCATTGAGGCATCTCCAAGATTAATTAAAGATTATGTTTTACCTACAGCTGTAGAATTCTTTGAAAAACAAGCACTAGGATATAGTGAAGCATTCTTTGGTAAAACAATTGAAAATGATCACTTTAATGCATACTTATTATTAAGCTATGATGCAAATGATGAAGAAGCATTAAATCGTGATTTAGCTTATGTAGAAAAATTAGTATTAAAAGAGTATGGTGCATTAGAGGCATTTGTTGTTGATGCACAATCAAAACGTAGTAATATTTGGAACGTTCGTGGTGGATTCTTAGAAGCAATCAAAGCATCAAGTGACTTCATTGATGAATGTGATGTTGTCTTACCACGTTCAAACATCTCTGAATTCTTTGCTCACGTACGTAAGGTAAGTGAGGAAATGAACGTAAGAATCCCATATTTTGGACATATTGGAGATGGTAACTTACACATCTACTTATGTAAAGATAATGTATCAGATGAAGAGTGGAAAGAAAGAGTTAAAGAAGGATTTGACCGTCTTTATTCAAAAGCATTTGAATTAGGAGGACTAGTTTCTGGAGAACACGGAATTGGCCTTGCGAAGAAATCCTACATGCATAAACTCTTAGGAGATGAGCAACTTATGTTAATGCGCGGCATTAAACAAGTGTTTGATCCAAAATACATCTTAAATCCGAAAAAAATCGTATAA
- a CDS encoding MurR/RpiR family transcriptional regulator, which produces MSVMLNMLKNKEVLSMAERVVLDYLIENKATLKDFSVEKIAEAAYTSPASVVRMCKKLGYKGFKDFKIDFILSNSKVEIPETAEYKDIILIKDQNSGKKAIENNIRALEETIKLYDEKNYTKAASLIMNARKILIFGKGSSYLVCKDLEMKLRRINKFAISQGESHDQIVDASFTNAKDVIVFVSNSGKTKEIISAALLAKENKTPIISVVKVGSSILADLSDVVLYTSSLESDFRSAAMTSRISQMSVIDALFAKCAYLDIDRSVQALEETYRTIKKYKR; this is translated from the coding sequence ATGAGTGTAATGTTAAATATGCTAAAAAATAAAGAAGTACTTAGTATGGCTGAGCGTGTTGTCCTTGATTACTTAATTGAGAACAAGGCAACTCTCAAGGATTTTAGTGTGGAAAAAATTGCCGAGGCTGCTTATACGTCTCCAGCAAGCGTTGTGAGAATGTGCAAAAAGTTAGGTTATAAAGGTTTTAAAGATTTTAAAATTGATTTTATTTTATCTAATTCTAAAGTTGAAATTCCAGAGACAGCAGAGTATAAAGATATTATCTTAATTAAAGATCAAAACTCTGGTAAAAAGGCAATTGAAAATAATATTAGAGCGTTAGAAGAAACAATCAAACTTTATGATGAAAAGAACTACACTAAAGCTGCATCTTTAATCATGAATGCAAGAAAAATTCTTATCTTTGGTAAAGGTTCTTCGTACTTAGTATGTAAAGACTTAGAAATGAAGTTAAGAAGAATTAATAAGTTCGCGATTTCTCAAGGTGAGTCACATGACCAAATCGTGGATGCTTCATTTACAAATGCTAAAGATGTAATTGTCTTCGTATCAAACTCAGGTAAAACAAAGGAAATTATTTCTGCAGCACTACTTGCTAAAGAAAATAAAACACCAATTATCTCAGTTGTTAAAGTGGGTTCATCAATTTTAGCTGACCTTTCAGATGTTGTATTATATACTTCAAGTCTGGAAAGTGATTTTAGATCAGCTGCGATGACTTCACGTATCTCTCAAATGTCAGTGATTGATGCGTTATTTGCTAAGTGTGCTTACTTAGATATTGACCGTTCAGTCCAAGCGCTGGAAGAGACATATCGAACAATTAAGAAATATAAGCGATAA